The segment CAAGCGAAAGTGCAATCACAAAAAACAGCGTTGCCAACACCGCTGTCGTGCGTGTGAGAAAGTTTCCTGACCCCGCCGAACCGAAAACAGTGCCCGATGCACCAGCGCCGAACGAGGCCCCCATATCAGCACCCTTACCGTGTTGAATGAGGATTAACCCAATCAATGCCACAGACACAACCAAAAACAATACCAATAAAATCTCGTACATATTCGCTCTCACCTGTTGGAATGTACCACCGCCGCTTTGACGATCGACAAAAAACTCTCCGCTTGCAGCGACGCACCCCCAATTAAACCACCATCAATATCCGGCTGTGCAAACAATTCTGCCGCATTTTCTGGTTTTGCACTCCCGCCATACAAAATTCGAACACGTTCGGCAGGCAGCATCTGATCGACAAGCCAGCTTCGAATGAAGGCATGCACTTCCTGGGCCTGTGTTGCCGAGGCACTTTTCCCAGTACCGATGGCCCAGACCGGCTCATAAGCAATGACAATGCTCGCCCAGTGCTCGTTATTGACCGCATCGCACACCGCTCGAAGTTGGCGCTGAATCACAGACAAAGTCTCTCCGGAAGTCCGTTGCTCAAGCGTTTCACCAACACACACCACCGCGCACAAGCCGGCATCGACC is part of the Gammaproteobacteria bacterium genome and harbors:
- a CDS encoding triose-phosphate isomerase is translated as MMRTPLVMGNWKSHGTLGTNKRLVSAICSALPSGVEVAVCPTFVHLSQAIADAAGTALKIGAQNVSAFDEGAYTGEVTAAMLRDLGVDYVIVGHSERRALFAESDDIVAKKVRKAVDAGLCAVVCVGETLEQRTSGETLSVIQRQLRAVCDAVNNEHWASIVIAYEPVWAIGTGKSASATQAQEVHAFIRSWLVDQMLPAERVRILYGGSAKPENAAELFAQPDIDGGLIGGASLQAESFLSIVKAAVVHSNR